In Neofelis nebulosa isolate mNeoNeb1 chromosome 7, mNeoNeb1.pri, whole genome shotgun sequence, the following proteins share a genomic window:
- the AEN gene encoding apoptosis-enhancing nuclease: protein MVPREGPESAQRLCPSLAGLNAKDVLRRKHKTRSRQHQRFMARKALLQVQGLLSTPAGPGSSPLPARPEARPEARPEALQGSEATSSRMQRPRNESGGASCSRKPTPRESTAPRPSKCVAIDCEMVGTGPRGRVSELARCSVVSYHGDVLYDKYIRPEMPIVDYRTRWSGITRQHMRTAIPFQVAQKEILKLLKGKVVVGHALHNDFQALKYVHPRSQTRDTTYVPNLLQRPGLHTRTRVSLKDLALQLLHKKIQAGRHGHSSVEDAVTAMELYRLVEVQWEQQEASSLPACPEDREPDSGTDTEQYMEDRYWPEDLAQGPSGGSGDAQDRGE, encoded by the exons ATGGTACCCCGGGAAGGCCCTGAGTCTGCCCAGCGCCTGTGCCCTTCCCTGGCTGGCCTGAATGCCAAGGATGTGCTTCGGAGAAAGCACAAGACGAGGAGCCGACAGCACCAGCGATTCATGGCCCGCAAGGCCTTGCTGCAGGTGCAGGGGCTGCTGAGCACGCCCGCAGGGCCGGGATCCTCCCCACTGCCCGCACGGCCGGAGGCACGGCCGGAGGCACGGCCGGAGGCACTGCAGGGCTCCGAAGCCACCAGCAGCAGGATGCAGCGTCCAAGGAATGAATCTGGAGGTGCCTCGTGCAGCCGAAAGCCCACGCCCAGGGAATCCACAGCACCCAGGCCCAGCAAGTGCGTGGCTATCGACTGCGAGATGGTGGGCACGGGGCCCCGCGGGCGGGTGAGTGAGCTGGCCCGCTGCTCTGTGGTGAGTTACCACGGCGACGTCCTCTACGATAAGTACATCCGGCCGGAGATGCCCATCGTGGACTACCGTACTCGCTGGAGTGGCATCACTCGACAGCACATGCGCACAGCCATCCCCTTCCAGGTGGCCCAGAAAGAg ATCCTCAAGCTCCTGAAGGGCAAGGTGGTGGTGGGGCACGCGCTACACAACGACTTCCAGGCCCTCAAGTACGTCCACCCTCGCAGCCAGACCAGGGACACCACCTACGTGCCCAACCTGCTCCAGCGGCCTGGCCTCCATACGCGCACCCGGGTCTCTCTGAAGGACTTGGCCCTGCAGCTGCTGCACAAGAAGATCCAG GCTGGCCGGCACGGCCACTCGTCGGTGGAAGACGCCGTGACGGCCATGGAGCTCTACCGGCTGGTCGAGGTGCAGTGGGAGCAGCAGGAGGCCAGCAGTCTCCCCGCCTGCCCGGAGGACCGGGAGCCTGACAGCGGCACAGACACGGAGCAGTACATGGAGGACCGGTACTGGCCGGAGGACCTGGCCCAGGGCCCCAGCGGAGGATCGGGGGACGCACAGGACAGAGGCGAGTGA